Sequence from the Fibrobacter sp. UWR2 genome:
GGACTACAAACCGCTGAATGTTTATGGACAAACTAAACTCGAGGGTGAACTGGCGGTAAGCGGGACTCTCGAGAAGTTCTTTATCGTACGAATCGCATGGGTATTTGGCCTCAATGGCAAGAACTTCATCAAGACGATGCTGAATGTGGGCCGTACGCACGATACAGTGAAGGTCGTAAATGACCAGATTGGTACGCCGACCTATACACTCGACCTGAGCAGGCTGCTTGTCGACATGATCGAGACGGACAAGTACGGTTACTACCACGCGACAAACGAGGGTGGTTTTATCAGCTGGTACGACTTTACAAAGGAAATCTACCGGCAAGCGGGTCTAAAGACGAACGTGTTGCCCGTAACCACTGCGGAATACGGCCTAAGCAAGGCGGCTCGCCCCTTCAATAGCCGTCTGGACAAGAGTAAACTGGTTGAGGCCGGGTTCAAGCCCCTGCCCACATGGCAGGATGCCCTTTCCCGTTATTTGAAAGAAATAGAAGGTTAATTCGACCTTCTATTTGAAAGTCTGATTACTGTTCAATCCAGTTCATTCTTCCGGTGAACTGAACTTCTTCGGGTACAGCCTGGAAGGTGCAGCTGATTTCGACGGCGGCATTCTTCGGGAGTGCTTTTACACCGACGGCGGTACGTGCGTGCTTGCCATTTTCGCCGAGAATCTGTACCGCGAGTTCGCTTGCTCCGTTCAGTATGGCCGGCTGCTCATGGAAATCCGCTGCGGACTGCACGAACCCTTGCATTTGCACGAGTCTGAGCGTTTCTCCATGCTGGAGTTGAGTCATGGCTGCAGCGATGTTGTTCAAGAGGCAGATGCGTGCTGCCTCGGTTGCCTTTTCGACGGAAAGTTCGGCCGGAACGGTGCCGCAGTAGGCCGAGAAATCGCCCTTGACGCTCGGGAGTTGGCCCGAGACGACGATTGTATCGCCAAAGCGTGTTGCCGGGATGTATGCCGCAAGCGGTACGGGGCATTCGGGGAGGGTGAGCGCCAGTTCTTCGACTTTCTTCTTGATATCCATTGTGAATTTTCCTTTTCCCGATTTAGCCATCGCAATGTTCTGGCGTCGTCATGGCGGACTTGATCCGCCATCTCTCGGGATTCTGCGTTAAATATACTTACTTCTTCTTGAGCACCCTTGTGAAGCAGAATGCGCAAAGGGCCGTAAT
This genomic interval carries:
- the rfbD gene encoding dTDP-4-dehydrorhamnose reductase, yielding MKVLVTGVGGQLGHDVMNELAKRGYEGVGSDIAPAYAGIADGSAVTTMPYVQMDITDSNAVSAVIESVRPDVVVHCAAWTAVDLAEDEDKQPKVRAINAKGTENIAKVVKALDAKMVYISTDYVFDGQGSEPWKPDCKDYKPLNVYGQTKLEGELAVSGTLEKFFIVRIAWVFGLNGKNFIKTMLNVGRTHDTVKVVNDQIGTPTYTLDLSRLLVDMIETDKYGYYHATNEGGFISWYDFTKEIYRQAGLKTNVLPVTTAEYGLSKAARPFNSRLDKSKLVEAGFKPLPTWQDALSRYLKEIEG
- a CDS encoding RidA family protein — its product is MDIKKKVEELALTLPECPVPLAAYIPATRFGDTIVVSGQLPSVKGDFSAYCGTVPAELSVEKATEAARICLLNNIAAAMTQLQHGETLRLVQMQGFVQSAADFHEQPAILNGASELAVQILGENGKHARTAVGVKALPKNAAVEISCTFQAVPEEVQFTGRMNWIEQ